In the genome of Verrucomicrobiia bacterium, one region contains:
- a CDS encoding NADH:flavin oxidoreductase/NADH oxidase — MPHLFEPFTLRGLTLKHRIVVSPMCMYSSRDGFANDWHLVHLGSRACGGAALVFTEATSVEAEGRISPDDLGLWKDEHIEFLRRITTFIKSQSSAPGIQLAHAGRKASTLSPQEGKRGIVSKENGGWMPLAPSPIPFNPGDPSPEELTVEGIQRIVRKFREAAARALAAGFEVVEMHSAHGYLLNEFLSPLANHRKDAYGGSFDNRTRIVREVTAAVREVWPESKPLFLRISATDWKEPEGWTIEQSVELAKMVRGLGVDLIDCSSGGLVPDAKIPAAPGYQIPFAERIRREAGIATGAVGLITTTAQADEIIRAGKADLVLMARGFLRDPYFPLRAAAELGHDIEWPKQYLRAKGK, encoded by the coding sequence ATGCCACATCTATTTGAACCATTTACATTGCGCGGGTTGACACTCAAACATCGCATCGTCGTCTCACCGATGTGCATGTATTCGAGCCGGGATGGATTCGCCAACGATTGGCATCTTGTGCATTTGGGGAGTCGCGCCTGCGGCGGGGCGGCGCTGGTGTTTACCGAGGCGACATCAGTGGAGGCCGAAGGGCGCATTTCACCCGACGATCTGGGGTTGTGGAAGGACGAGCACATTGAGTTTCTGAGGCGCATCACGACGTTCATTAAGTCGCAAAGCAGCGCGCCGGGCATTCAATTGGCGCACGCGGGTCGCAAGGCCAGCACGCTTTCGCCGCAGGAAGGGAAGCGCGGCATCGTCTCGAAAGAAAATGGCGGCTGGATGCCGCTCGCGCCAAGCCCGATTCCTTTCAATCCCGGCGATCCCTCGCCGGAGGAACTGACCGTCGAAGGTATCCAGCGGATCGTGCGGAAGTTTCGGGAGGCCGCTGCGCGAGCGTTAGCCGCCGGGTTCGAAGTCGTCGAAATGCATTCGGCGCATGGTTATCTACTCAACGAATTCCTCTCGCCACTCGCGAACCATCGAAAGGATGCGTACGGCGGTTCCTTTGACAATCGTACCCGAATCGTGCGGGAAGTCACGGCGGCGGTTCGTGAGGTGTGGCCGGAGAGCAAGCCGCTTTTCCTGCGCATCTCCGCGACCGACTGGAAAGAGCCGGAAGGTTGGACCATTGAGCAGTCGGTGGAATTGGCGAAGATGGTGAGAGGGCTGGGCGTGGACTTGATTGATTGTTCTTCTGGCGGACTGGTACCTGACGCCAAGATTCCCGCTGCGCCCGGTTACCAAATCCCCTTCGCCGAGAGAATTCGTCGCGAAGCCGGTATCGCCACCGGGGCGGTCGGGCTCATTACCACGACTGCCCAAGCTGATGAGATTATTCGCGCTGGCAAAGCGGATCTGGTCCTGATGGCGCGCGGATTCCTGCGCGATCCGTATTTCCCGTTACGTGCCGCCGCCGAGCTTGGCCATGACATAGAGTGGCCAAAACAGTATTTGCGGGCGAAGGGAAAGTAA
- a CDS encoding PEP-CTERM sorting domain-containing protein, with the protein MAHVFRSSVISICVVGLLICVTTRDARATIDAAVTISSQDAGGGAFNYTLTLNNHSTSTSPIETLWFSWIPGLDFMSVSPTAETAPTGWDTFVETGYYGGYSVRYTTTTAPLNPNGQLQFSFTSTVTSNELAGNDSVFGYYPELTTFLYSQSIEGGDSTSLLAQQVTAVPEPSSIALVGFGIVAAAFGIGCRRLRFRSRK; encoded by the coding sequence ATGGCACACGTATTCAGGTCATCTGTCATCTCAATTTGCGTGGTTGGGCTGCTCATATGCGTCACGACGCGCGATGCCCGTGCGACCATTGATGCTGCGGTCACCATCAGCAGCCAGGATGCGGGCGGGGGTGCATTCAATTATACGCTCACGTTGAACAATCACTCCACCTCGACCAGCCCGATCGAAACGCTCTGGTTTAGCTGGATCCCGGGCCTCGATTTCATGAGCGTCAGTCCCACGGCTGAGACGGCCCCGACCGGATGGGATACCTTCGTGGAGACTGGCTATTATGGCGGCTATTCCGTCCGCTATACGACGACGACCGCGCCATTGAACCCGAACGGCCAACTGCAATTCAGTTTCACCAGCACCGTCACGTCGAACGAATTGGCGGGAAACGATTCAGTTTTCGGCTATTACCCGGAACTGACCACGTTCCTCTATAGTCAAAGTATCGAGGGAGGAGATAGCACGAGCTTACTCGCGCAACAGGTCACCGCCGTTCCTGAACCCTCTTCGATTGCCCTCGTCGGATTCGGAATAGTCGCTGCCGCCTTCGGAATTGGCTGCCGCCGATTGCGCTTTCGATCACGCAAGTAA